The nucleotide window CCAGACTCAGGGCCTTGAGGACGTTGGCCGACATGCCGCCGCCGGAGATGCCGATGACCACATCACCGGGATTAAGAAGATTCAACAGCTGTCCGTAAAAGATGTTCTCGAAGCCGGTGTCATTGCCCCAGGCGGTCATGAGCGGGATGTTGTCGGTCAGCGGCACCACGCGAAAACCCTTCTTGCCCGGGGTCAGCGTGGTCTTGGACAGGTCGGAGCAGAAATGCGAGGCCGTGGAGGCGCTGCCGCCGTTGCCCATGATGAAAATCTGGCGGTCCTGCTTGCGGGCGTCCCAGATGATGTCGGCGATGCGGCCGATCTGCTCCTTGTCCAGGCGGCTGACCACGGCCCGCATGCCCAGCAAATAGCCTTCCGGGGTGATGGTGGCGCTGAAGCGGCCGGTGTGGTCCAACGTGAGCTGGGCGCCGCCGGTCTCGAAGCAAAACGGCAAACGCTCCAGACCCATCTCGGTCATCTCCTCGATGACCGCCTCCTGGTCGTCCACCGGGCAGTAGAGCAGCAGGAAGCCGCCGCCGCCGGCCCCGGCGATCTTGCCGCCGAGCGCCCCCCTGGCCTTGGCCGCGGCATAGTAGCGGTCGATGGCCGGGTTGCTGATGTTTTTGGCCAGGCTTTTCTTGAAGTTCCAGCCCTCGTCCAAAAGCCGCCCGAAGCCGTCCAGGTCGCCGGCGGCCAGGGCGTCGCGCATGCGGTAGGCCTGGCCCTTGAGGCCGTCCAGGGCGGCGATGACGCCAGCGTCGCTCGCCTCGGTGGATTTCTTCTGGCCGGCCAGAATGGAGGCCGAATCGCGCGAGGCCCCGGTGTGAAACAGCAGCAGCCGGCGCTCCAGGGCGGCGACCAGCCCGGGGTCCAGGGCCAGCGGGGTCACCTCCACGCCGTCCCTGGAGAAGGTCATGAAGTTGAGCCCGCCATAGGCGGCCGCGTACTGGTCCTGCATGCCGATGGGGCGCCTGAGCGCCCCGATCTCGATCTCCGAGGCGATGGAGGCCAGGTCGGCCTTGCCCGGGTTCTCGCCCATGAAGGTGGCCACGGCCTGGACGATGCTGACCGTGACCGTGCCCGAAAGCCCCAGGCCCGAACCGGTGGGCACGTCGCCCTTGAGCGCCATATAGACGCCCCCCGTCACGCCGTAGCGCCGCAGCACGGCCTTGGGGATTTTCAGCGCGTCGCCCAGGTTGGCCTTGGCCATGTTGGGGATGCGCTGGTGGAGCTGGTAGTCCGAGGACACGATCTCCACCGGCCCGTCCTTGGTCGGCTCGATGATGGTGTAGAAGTACTTGTCGATGGTGACGGACAGCACAGCGCCGCCGTGGCGTTCGTAGTAGGCCGGCAGGTCCGTGCCGCCGCCGCCGAAACTCAAGCGCACCGGCGCCTTGGAAATGATCATGCGTCCCTCTTTTGCATGGGGTCCCCGGGCCCGGCGTAGTGAAAGCGGGAGAAATACGCCTCGGGAACGAATCCGTTTTTCACGTACATCCGGCAGGCCGGCTGGTTTTCGATCTCGGTGACCACGGTCAGCCGCGCGCAGCCCGCCCGGGCGGCGGCGCGCAGCACCCGGCCCATGAGCGCCGACCCCAGGCCCCGGCGATGCTCCAGCACCGAAACCAGGTCCACGGCCGCCTCGCCGCCGGCCAGCTTGAAACTCACGAAGCTCGCCCCGGCATAGACCTTGCGGATGGCCGGGGAGGCCAGCGTGTTGCCGATCCAGGCCGCCTGGAAGCGGTCGCGGCCGGCTTTCGGGGCAAAGGCGTCCAGGCCGAAACGGTCGTAGCGAAAATTGGCCACGTGCCGGGCGATGTCCCCGGGCGCGAGCCTGTTTTCCGTCGTGTCCAGCGGGTCCGGGCCGTCGGCCAGGCCGGGGTCCACGGGGGAGGCGTAGCGCACCTGCACCGTGACCTTGCGAAAGCCCTGGGCCTGGAAAAACCGGTCGGCCGCAAGGTCCTCGGCCGCGATGCGGGCATCGGCCATGACGCGCGCCATGGTCCGCAGGCGCGGCAACTCCTCGGCCAGCACGGCATAGTCATAGGCCGTCACCCGGTAGAAATCGCAGCCAAAGGCCCGCGAATCGAAGTCCTGGCGCGCCAGGCAGGTAAAATTCATGGCTGCCCGCCACCCCACCGCTTCCCGCCGCCGGCCACGTGGGCATTGGCCGTTTCCAGCTTTTGCGGAGAACCGATGTCCATAACATAGCCGTCCAGCACCTGGCCGTAAAGCGGTTCCCCGGCGGCGAGCAGGGCCGGAAAGACATCGTGGCCGAAGTCGCAAAAGCCGTTTTCCGGAATGTAGTCGAGGACTTTGGGCGACAGGGCGTAGACGCCGGCATTGGCCAGATCGGTGAAGGCCACGGGCGGCTTTTCCACGAAGCGGGTGATGCGGCCGGTGGGATCGCGGTCCACCAGGCCGCATTCCGTGGGGTTGTCCACCCGGTAGAGCCCCACCGTGGCCACGGCGCCGCTGGCCTCGTGGGCGGCGGCAAAGGCGCGCAAGTCCACGTCGAGGTAGACGTCGCCGTAGAGGACCAGAAAAGGGGCGTCAAAAAAGTCGCGGAAGTTGTTGACCGCCCCGGCCGTGCCGTAAAGCTCGGGCTCCAGGCCGTAGAGCAGGCGCGCGCCGAAGGCCCCGCCGTTGCCGAAATGGTCCATGACCACATGAGGCAGGTGATGGAGGTTTACGGCCACGTCGGCGATGCCGGCCGCGACGCACAGGCGCACCAGATGCTCCAGCACCGGCCGGCCGGCCACGGGCACCATGGGCTTGGGCATGGCGTCGGTGAGCGGCCGCAGCCGCGTGCCGAGCCCGGCTGAAAGAATGAGCGCTTTAGTGATCAAAGGAAGATGCCTCCGGCGGCCGGGGGGCATGATGCCCCCCGGACCCCCTCGCAGGGGTAAATTTACGTGCTGCCTGCCGCTTCGTCACTTAACCCTTTTCCCCCGTCAAGGGGGCCCGGGGGGGATTATCCCCCCCGGCCGCCGGAGGCATCTTTCTCCCCTAAAATCCACTCTCCAACGGCGGGCTCACCAGGCACGGGCCGGCCTCGGCCAGATCGGCCAGGGGAAGGCCGGCCGGGGCCAGGCGGGTCTTGCGGCCGTCGATGGACAGCCGGCCGGCGGCCAGCCAGGCCACGGCCTGCGGGTAGATGCGGTGCTCGAAGGCCAGGATGCGCGCACCCAGGCTCGCCCCGTCGTCGCCCGGCCGGGCCGGCACGGCGGCCTGGATGACGATGGGGCCGTTGTCCATCTTCTCGTCCACGAAATGGACCGTGGCCCCGGCGACGGTCACGCCGTAGGCGGCCGCGTCGGCGGCACCGCGGATGCCGGGAAAGCTCGGCAAAAGGGCCGGGTGGATATTGAGGATGCGGTCGCGGAAGGCGGCGATGAACTGCGGCGCGAGCAGGCGCATGAACCCGGCCAGGACCACCGCTTCAGCGCCGCTGCCGCGCACGGCCCCGAGCAGGGCCGCGTCGAAGGCGGCCCGGTCCGGGAAGTCGCCGTGGGGCAGGGTCACGGTGGCCAGGCCGTGGTTTCGGGCCCGGGCCAGGGCCTGGGCCTCGGCCTTGTTGGAAACGACGGCCGTTATCCGGGCGTCGATGCGCCCGGCCTCGATGTGGTCGATGATGGCTTGCAGGTTGGAGCCCGACCCGGAGACGAGGACGGCGATGGGCAGGGTCAAGGGGTGGCCTCCCCGGCGGCGGCCACGGCGTCGGCGATGACGGCCTCGGCCAGGGCCGGCACGGTGTAGGCGGCGGCGACCACGTCGGGCACGAAACCGTATTCGCCCAGCGTCTTGGCCGTGATCGGCCCGATGCAAGCCGTTTTGACCTTGGCCGCCTTGAGCACCTCGGTCGGGATCTTCGCGAAGAAGTTGGTCACGGTGGAGGAGCTGGTGAAGGTCACGTAGCGGATCTCGCCGGCCTCCATGGCCGCGACGATCTCGGCCGGGTCCCGGTCCACCGGGCGGGTGTCGTAGACGGGCAGCACGGTCACCTCCGCCCCGGCTTCGGCCAGCTTTTCCGGCAAGACCTCGCGGGCTTCCCGGGCGCGGGGGATGAGGACTTTCGCCCCGGCCACGCCGAGCGCCAGCAGGCCCTCGACGACCGATTCGGCCACGAAGCGCTCGGGGAGAAAATCGGCCTTAAGGCCCCGCGCGGCGAGCGCCTCGGCCGTGGCCGGGCCGATGGCCGCCAGGCGGATGCCGGCGAAGGCCCGGGCGTCCAGGCCCTTGGCGTCGATTGCGGCGAAAAAGCATTTCACGCCGTTGGCCGAGGTGAAAATCACCCAGTCGTAGTCGAAAAGGCGATCGATGGCGGCGTGCACCGGCGCCGGGTCGGCCAGGGGCGCGATTTCGATGGCCGGGAATTCGTGGCAGCAGGCGCCCTGGTCGGCCAAAAGCCGCACCAGGTCGCTGGCCTGCTCGCGGCTGCGGGTGACGACCACGCCCTGGCCCAGAAGCGGCCGTTTTTCGTACCAGGACAGCGTGTCGCGCAGGGAAACCACGCCGCCGACCACGAACAGCGACGGCGGGGCGAAGCCGTGCCGGGCCGCTTCCTCGGGCATGGTGGCGAGTGTGGCCACCAGGCTTTTGTGGCGGCAGGTGGTGCCCCAGCGCACCAAGGCGGCCGGGGTGTCGCCGGGCATGCCGGCGGCCATCAGGTTTTCCGTGATGTGGGGGAGGTTTTTGACCCCCATGAAAAAGACCAGGGTCGAGCCGGAGGTGGCGAAGGCCTTCCAGTTGAGCGAGCTTTCGGCCTTGGTCGGGTCCTCGTGGCCGGTAATAAACGAGACCGAGGAGCAAAAGGAGCGGTGGGTGATGGGGATGCCGGCATAGGCCGGGGCGGCCACGGCCGAGGTCACGCCCGGCACCACCTCGAAGGGGCAGCCGGCGGCCACGAGTTCCTCGGCCTCCTCGCCGCCGCGCCCGAAGACGTAGGGGTCGCCGCCCTTGAGCCGGGCGACCGTCTTGCCGGACTTGGCCATGGCCACGAGGAGTTCGTTGATCCTGTCCTGGGGCAGGGTGTGGTCGCCGCCCTTCTTGCCGACGTAGTAGATTTCCGCGTCCGGGCGGGCGAAATCAAGAAAGGCCTTGTTGGCCAGGTAGTCGTAGACCACGACGTCGGCGCGCGACAGGATGTCCTTGGCGCGAAGGGTCAAAAGGCCCGGGTCGCCGGGGCCGGCCCCGAGGAGATAGACTTTGGACATGGGATCGCCTTTGGCTGAAGTGGGGAGCCGCGAAAATCGCGACATAGCGGGGAACGCCCCGTCTTTCAAGGGGGCGTGGCCGGGGCTTGGGCCGCGCTTGGGGCGGGGCCGGCCGACCGGTGAAAATGCTTTTTAGGGCCGCGGCTTACGGGCCGTCGTGCCAGTCCTTCTGCGCCCCGCACAGGCACAGGTTGGCGATGAGGTCGACGACGCAGTCGCTGGCCAGCCGGCCGTTTCCGGCCACCAGCATGGCCGCCCGGCCCTGGTCCGGCACCATGCCGTTGTCGTAGAGGTAGTTGACGACCACGCGCTTGTGGCCGTCGGGCAGGAGCGTGACGGACTCCACCGTGACCTCGTAGAGCCCGAGGCTGTGGCAACGCTGCCAGACCTTGGAGAAAAGGGCCAGGTAGCGGGCTTCGGCGCCGCCCGTGGCCCGTTGGCAGCCCAGGGCCGCGCCCATGAGCA belongs to Solidesulfovibrio sp. and includes:
- a CDS encoding GNAT family N-acetyltransferase; its protein translation is MNFTCLARQDFDSRAFGCDFYRVTAYDYAVLAEELPRLRTMARVMADARIAAEDLAADRFFQAQGFRKVTVQVRYASPVDPGLADGPDPLDTTENRLAPGDIARHVANFRYDRFGLDAFAPKAGRDRFQAAWIGNTLASPAIRKVYAGASFVSFKLAGGEAAVDLVSVLEHRRGLGSALMGRVLRAAARAGCARLTVVTEIENQPACRMYVKNGFVPEAYFSRFHYAGPGDPMQKRDA
- the purN gene encoding phosphoribosylglycinamide formyltransferase: MTLPIAVLVSGSGSNLQAIIDHIEAGRIDARITAVVSNKAEAQALARARNHGLATVTLPHGDFPDRAAFDAALLGAVRGSGAEAVVLAGFMRLLAPQFIAAFRDRILNIHPALLPSFPGIRGAADAAAYGVTVAGATVHFVDEKMDNGPIVIQAAVPARPGDDGASLGARILAFEHRIYPQAVAWLAAGRLSIDGRKTRLAPAGLPLADLAEAGPCLVSPPLESGF
- a CDS encoding SIS domain-containing protein; this encodes MIISKAPVRLSFGGGGTDLPAYYERHGGAVLSVTIDKYFYTIIEPTKDGPVEIVSSDYQLHQRIPNMAKANLGDALKIPKAVLRRYGVTGGVYMALKGDVPTGSGLGLSGTVTVSIVQAVATFMGENPGKADLASIASEIEIGALRRPIGMQDQYAAAYGGLNFMTFSRDGVEVTPLALDPGLVAALERRLLLFHTGASRDSASILAGQKKSTEASDAGVIAALDGLKGQAYRMRDALAAGDLDGFGRLLDEGWNFKKSLAKNISNPAIDRYYAAAKARGALGGKIAGAGGGGFLLLYCPVDDQEAVIEEMTEMGLERLPFCFETGGAQLTLDHTGRFSATITPEGYLLGMRAVVSRLDKEQIGRIADIIWDARKQDRQIFIMGNGGSASTASHFCSDLSKTTLTPGKKGFRVVPLTDNIPLMTAWGNDTGFENIFYGQLLNLLNPGDVVIGISGGGMSANVLKALSLAREREARTIGMSGFTGGKLKDAVEECFIVPSDNDQFIEDVHMMLVHLISTVLRERIARE
- the cobA gene encoding uroporphyrinogen-III C-methyltransferase; translated protein: MSKVYLLGAGPGDPGLLTLRAKDILSRADVVVYDYLANKAFLDFARPDAEIYYVGKKGGDHTLPQDRINELLVAMAKSGKTVARLKGGDPYVFGRGGEEAEELVAAGCPFEVVPGVTSAVAAPAYAGIPITHRSFCSSVSFITGHEDPTKAESSLNWKAFATSGSTLVFFMGVKNLPHITENLMAAGMPGDTPAALVRWGTTCRHKSLVATLATMPEEAARHGFAPPSLFVVGGVVSLRDTLSWYEKRPLLGQGVVVTRSREQASDLVRLLADQGACCHEFPAIEIAPLADPAPVHAAIDRLFDYDWVIFTSANGVKCFFAAIDAKGLDARAFAGIRLAAIGPATAEALAARGLKADFLPERFVAESVVEGLLALGVAGAKVLIPRAREAREVLPEKLAEAGAEVTVLPVYDTRPVDRDPAEIVAAMEAGEIRYVTFTSSSTVTNFFAKIPTEVLKAAKVKTACIGPITAKTLGEYGFVPDVVAAAYTVPALAEAVIADAVAAAGEATP
- a CDS encoding nucleotidyltransferase family protein, which translates into the protein MITKALILSAGLGTRLRPLTDAMPKPMVPVAGRPVLEHLVRLCVAAGIADVAVNLHHLPHVVMDHFGNGGAFGARLLYGLEPELYGTAGAVNNFRDFFDAPFLVLYGDVYLDVDLRAFAAAHEASGAVATVGLYRVDNPTECGLVDRDPTGRITRFVEKPPVAFTDLANAGVYALSPKVLDYIPENGFCDFGHDVFPALLAAGEPLYGQVLDGYVMDIGSPQKLETANAHVAGGGKRWGGGQP